The proteins below are encoded in one region of Oncorhynchus gorbuscha isolate QuinsamMale2020 ecotype Even-year linkage group LG01, OgorEven_v1.0, whole genome shotgun sequence:
- the LOC124048587 gene encoding methyl-CpG-binding domain protein 5-like isoform X1, translating into MNRTKKYEGLCSEGKPPAEVPIGWQRRITHSGVVYISPSGSVLACLEQVKSYLLTDGTCKCGLECPLTIHKIFSFDPGAAVKHRMAEDARADADFTKLCIHKRKIIATATLHRNMESLHPSLALASHGSGTGSATVGPMSHPAIKNNMYDGPPNKLTIPGQRYYNHELGSPQRDPYSGYSGTRLGGSDRCSQQRSPYRIRHSVLLSPSSSTSCGSQHYGDGTPSPRTELLGSPEPNMLGFHGACSPGTALMNGDRFTPLSPPSVLLHGSPSATQPSCAIAGRTNVPVNAKSPNMQKPFYSFPHNNFQHKLQPACHPHPQSHLSLSQLPPSSEMDPLGILDPIPSKAPSQGPLVSNVSGLQHSAHSQVPPMNVNIPPTSVPLPSNLPLPTGKSGHVGHGQRVQHHPTPSSVSSSPIVSPVHMAGPVLTRMEESPHRSRCSSGSSEHGSFAHPTGLQVPCGGSKPLPRSPRASLGSPRPAMPPSSYKMDKLHHLNDNPNYLPGGMKSSLSRHSNSMCPPAPGSDSVLQRNHSVGMPLNKMLDQQNPASFPASSLLSAAAKAQLVNQNKHPDSAAAAGAEAHSGSGLGHPGLVGGGRGGNLDGHSTLNQRYLPNPGPLASEVQTGRAALRDKLMGMAQQREANRKRKLSNDVSDGGVNNDRAFDVLKHPMGGSGSSSASFPEPLRRMFQQGSLPPNTSMAQLLQSMSHQSVHNGPSHVGHSPARSSKSPFLEESLPHMSALQQSLRGPQLQGRALVPFFQNMNNEGQISGQALNTEQFNGPINVMQDPALAGNVGVLGYGGRQHAAMGSMQDNPNSHQQQQFGHYQKPSQVQGNPHFRGRAELPPMMSNGGVQALSKSVEVSSSLSCELRQAQEESLQSLIRSSQANTQQQLVQGLGRHSIQSQQLHKFQSQGSHPVAPLPGGAASNPMNSLLQRFQGGLPERIPQPNRAMMSRPGIMSMSQPSAPCLQESHREYQSPQGLHSGGGEVIDPIHREAMGMASKSTSNVITSAGGSSSIAATVVCEPVDLSHAVNSVIHTGPLRSYREPVPEHRHHPKMGRPRKKTPERNNIFSPVAMESPTRFHSPRRGAQRRQWDGEVAGKEQADLWRDDEPLQQLSLAQGRNGTYPERPKGQAHLGPQDQTPLQVPSGMYAHMNGNGRVHTSGRPRHPSLSPPEGHFTKDSSLFNGHLNGQLNGHCYNRYYNGHLNGSLSGEEDLRPGDSPSSSEGLQLHHRPRTQTHYPGELLWGQGKGFPPWPGKMGSEGHMYSLGMVNSIQGKVESENFQRTLTADLETLHKANKITRNGGKRNNNLEAAIQEAMSELDKMTGNMSQRERQVKTPKPKRRKISR; encoded by the exons TCCCAGTGGCTCTGTGTTAGCCTGTCTGGAGCAGGTGAAGAGCTACCTGCTGACTGATGGCACCTGCAAGTGTGGCCTGGAGTGCCCTCTCACCATTCACAAG ATATTCAGCTTTGACCCCGGGGCGGCGGTCAAGCATAGGATGGCTGAGGATGCACGAGCCGATGCCGATTTCACCAAGCTGTGTATCCACAAGAGGAAGATCATTGCCACGGCGACACTGCACAGGAACATGGAGTCACTGCACCCCTCGCTGGCTCTGGCTAGTCACGGTAGTGGCACTG GTTCGGCGACGGTGGGTCCTATGAGTCATCCAGCAATAAAGAACAATATGTACGATGGTCCACCCAACAAGTTGACAATACCTGGTCAACGGTACTATAACCATGAACTGGGTTCTCCTCAGAGAGATCCGTACTCTGGTTACAGCGGAACAAGACTGGGGGGAAGTGATCGCTGTAGCCAACAGCGGTCTCCCTATCGTATCCGCCACAGTGTCCTGctcagcccctcctcctccacctcatgtGGCTCGCAGCATTATGGTGATGGGACTCCCTCCCCAAGGACTGAACTTCTGGGGAGTCCTGAGCCCAACATGCTTGGTTTTCATGGAGCTTGCAGCCCAGGCACTGCCCTTATGAACGGGGATCGTTTTACACCTCTCTCACCACCTAGTGTTCTGCTCCACGGCTCGCCTTCGGCCACCCAGCCTTCGTGTGCCATAGCAGGAAGGACTAATGTACCTGTCAATGCCAAAAGTCCCAATATGCAGAAGCCCTTCTACAGCTTCCCCCACAACAACTTTCAACATAAGCTCCAGCCTGCATGCCATCCACACCCACAGTCGCACTTGTCCCTGTctcagctccctccctcctctgagaTGGACCCTCTTGGTATCCTGGACCCCATTCCAAGCAAGGCTCCAAGCCAGGGTCCCTTAGTGTCAAATGTATCTGGCCTCCAACACAGTGCCCATTCTCAGGTACCACCAATGAATGTAAACATCCCCCCTACCAGTGTCCCTTTGCCCAGCAACCTGCCTTTACCAACTGGGAAGTCTGGACATGTTGGGCATGGCCAGAGGGTCCAGCACCACCCTACCCCTTCATCGGTCTCGTCCTCGCCTATTGTGTCCCCGGTACATATGGCTGGGCCTGTCCTTACCAGGATGGAGGAGTCACCCCACCGTTCACGTTGCTCCTCCGGATCTTCTGAACATGGGAGCTTCGCTCACCCCACGGGGCTCCAGGTTCCTTGTGGGGGTTCAAAGCCACTTCCCCGGTCCCCTCGGGCCTCCTTGGGTTCCCCTCGACCTGCAATGCCGCCAAGTTCATATAAGATGGACAAACTCCATCACTTGAACGATAACCCCAACTACCTGCCAGGGGGGATGAAAAGTAGTCTAAGCAGGCATTCCAACTCCATGTGCCCTCCAGCTCCTGGTTCTGATAGTGTCCTTCAAAGGAATCATTCGGTAGGAATGCCCCTTAACAAGATGCTAGATCAGCAGAATCCTGCTTCCTTCCCAGCCAGCAGTCTTCTGTCAGCCGCAGCCAAAGCACAGCTAGTGAATCAAAACAAACATCCCGACAGCGCAGCGGCTGCAGGCGCAGAGGCTCACAGTGGCAGCGGTTTGGGACACCCAGGACTGGTTGGTGGAGGCAGAGGTGGGAACCTAGATGGACACAGCACTTTAAACCAGCGATATCTACCTAATCCTGGGCCGTTGGCGAGCGAGGTTCAAACCGGAAGAGCGGCATTAAGAGACAAACTTATGGGTATGGCTCAGCAGAGGGAGGCGAATCGCAAGCGGAAACTGTCCAATGATGTCAGCGATGGTGGCGTCAACAATGACAGGGCTTTCGACGTGCTCAAACATCCAATGGGTGGCTCAGGATCAAGTTCGGCTAGCTTTCCAGAGCCTTTGAGGAGAATGTTTCAGCAGGGTAGCCTGCCCCCAAACACCTCCATGGCCCAGCTACTCCAGTCCATGAGCCACCAGAGTGTCCATAATGGGCCAAGCCACGTGGGCCACAGCCCAGCCCGATCCAGCAAATCTCCCTTCTTGGAGGAATCTTTGCCTCATATGTCAGCTTTACAGCAGAGCTTGCGGGGGCCTCAGCTCCAGGGCAGAGCGTTGGTCCCTTTCTTCCAGAACATGAACAACGAAGGTCAGATTTCAGGCCAAGCTCTAAACACGGAGCAGTTTAACGGGCCAATAAACGTAATGCAGGATCCCGCCTTAGCTGGGAACGTTGGGGTGCTGGGTTACGGTGGTAGACAACATGCAGCCATGGGGTCAATGCAGGACAACCCAAACTCTCACCAGCAGCAGCAGTTTGGACATTATCAGAAACCATCCCAGGTGCAAGGCAACCCCCACTTCAGAGGCAGGGCAGAATTGCCTCCCATGATGTCCAATGGCGGTGTCCAAGCACTCTCTAAATCAG TTGAGGTCAGTAGTTCTCTGAGCTGTGAGCTGAGGCAGGCCCAAGAGGAGAGTCTCCAGTCTCTCATCAGGAGCAGCCAAGCCAATACACAGCAACAGCTTGTTCAGGGTCTGGGTCGTCACTCCATACAGAGCCAGCAGCTCCACAAGTTCCAGAGCCAGGGCTCCCATCCTGTTGCCCCTCTCCCTGGTGGTGCTGCCTCCAACCCCATGAACAGCCTCCTTCAGAGATTCCAG GGAGGTTTGCCTGAGAGGATTCCACAGCCCAACAGAGCTATGATGAGTCGACCGGGGATTATGTCCATGTCCCAACCCAGTGCCCCTTGCCTCCAGGAGAGTCATCGAGAATACCAGTCTCCCCAGGGCCTTCACAGTGGTGGGGGAGAAGTTATTGATCCTATCCACAGGGAAGCGATGGGCATGGCCAGCAAGAGCACGTCTAATGTCATTACATCAGCGGGTGGTAGCAGTTCCATCGCTGCTACTGTTGTCTGCGAGCCTGTTGACCTGTCCCATGCGGTCAACTCTGTCATCCATACCGGCCCCCTCCGCTCATATCGGGAGCCAGTGCCGGAGCACCGACACCATCCCAAGATGGGCCGGCCCCGCAAGAAGACCCCTGAACGGAACAACATCTTCTCCCCCGTTGCCATGGAATCTCCTACAAGATTCCATTCGCCTCGACGTGGAGCCCAGAGAAGACAATGGGACGGAGAGGTGGCGGGCAAGGAGCAGGCTGATCTGTGGCGTGATGACGAGCCCCTCCAACAGCTTTCCTTAGCCCAGGGCAGAAACGGCACCTACCCAGAAAGGCCCAAAGGTCAGGCCCACTTAGGCCCCCAGGATCAAACACCACTGCAAGTCCCCAGTGGTATGTATGCCCATATGAACGGCAACGGTAGGGTTCACACCTCGGGAAGACCCAGACACCCCAGCCTGTCCCCACCAGAGGGCCACTTCACCAAGGACTCCAGCCTCTTCAACGGACATCTGAACGGCCAACTCAACGGGCACTGCTACAACAGGTATTACAATGGGCACCTGAACGGGAGCCTGAGCGGCGAGGAGGACCTGAGGCCTGGGGACTCGCCCTCCTCCAGTGAGGGGCTCCAGCTCCACCACAGGCCAAGAACTCAGACCCACTACCCGGGAGAGCTGCTCTGGGGCCAGGGCAAAGGCTTCCCTCCATGGCCAGGCAAGATGGGGAGCGAGGGGCACATGTACTCCCTTGGGATGGTGAACAGCATACAGGGCAAA GTAGAGTCAGAAAATTTCCAGAGGACACTAACAGCGGATCTGGAGACCCTACACAAAGCAAACAAAATAACTAGAAA TGGAGGAAAACGGAATAACAACCTAGAAGCTGCTATACAGGAGGCTATGAGCGAGCTGGATAAGATGACAGGCAAT ATGTCACAGAGAGAACGACAAGTCAAGACCCCTAAACCCAAGAGGAGGAAGATCTCCAGATGA
- the LOC124048587 gene encoding methyl-CpG-binding domain protein 5-like isoform X2 — translation MINNKTEIHPTCTNGVKPPVKKSPSGSVLACLEQVKSYLLTDGTCKCGLECPLTIHKIFSFDPGAAVKHRMAEDARADADFTKLCIHKRKIIATATLHRNMESLHPSLALASHGSGTGSATVGPMSHPAIKNNMYDGPPNKLTIPGQRYYNHELGSPQRDPYSGYSGTRLGGSDRCSQQRSPYRIRHSVLLSPSSSTSCGSQHYGDGTPSPRTELLGSPEPNMLGFHGACSPGTALMNGDRFTPLSPPSVLLHGSPSATQPSCAIAGRTNVPVNAKSPNMQKPFYSFPHNNFQHKLQPACHPHPQSHLSLSQLPPSSEMDPLGILDPIPSKAPSQGPLVSNVSGLQHSAHSQVPPMNVNIPPTSVPLPSNLPLPTGKSGHVGHGQRVQHHPTPSSVSSSPIVSPVHMAGPVLTRMEESPHRSRCSSGSSEHGSFAHPTGLQVPCGGSKPLPRSPRASLGSPRPAMPPSSYKMDKLHHLNDNPNYLPGGMKSSLSRHSNSMCPPAPGSDSVLQRNHSVGMPLNKMLDQQNPASFPASSLLSAAAKAQLVNQNKHPDSAAAAGAEAHSGSGLGHPGLVGGGRGGNLDGHSTLNQRYLPNPGPLASEVQTGRAALRDKLMGMAQQREANRKRKLSNDVSDGGVNNDRAFDVLKHPMGGSGSSSASFPEPLRRMFQQGSLPPNTSMAQLLQSMSHQSVHNGPSHVGHSPARSSKSPFLEESLPHMSALQQSLRGPQLQGRALVPFFQNMNNEGQISGQALNTEQFNGPINVMQDPALAGNVGVLGYGGRQHAAMGSMQDNPNSHQQQQFGHYQKPSQVQGNPHFRGRAELPPMMSNGGVQALSKSVEVSSSLSCELRQAQEESLQSLIRSSQANTQQQLVQGLGRHSIQSQQLHKFQSQGSHPVAPLPGGAASNPMNSLLQRFQGGLPERIPQPNRAMMSRPGIMSMSQPSAPCLQESHREYQSPQGLHSGGGEVIDPIHREAMGMASKSTSNVITSAGGSSSIAATVVCEPVDLSHAVNSVIHTGPLRSYREPVPEHRHHPKMGRPRKKTPERNNIFSPVAMESPTRFHSPRRGAQRRQWDGEVAGKEQADLWRDDEPLQQLSLAQGRNGTYPERPKGQAHLGPQDQTPLQVPSGMYAHMNGNGRVHTSGRPRHPSLSPPEGHFTKDSSLFNGHLNGQLNGHCYNRYYNGHLNGSLSGEEDLRPGDSPSSSEGLQLHHRPRTQTHYPGELLWGQGKGFPPWPGKMGSEGHMYSLGMVNSIQGKVESENFQRTLTADLETLHKANKITRNGGKRNNNLEAAIQEAMSELDKMTGNMSQRERQVKTPKPKRRKISR, via the exons TCCCAGTGGCTCTGTGTTAGCCTGTCTGGAGCAGGTGAAGAGCTACCTGCTGACTGATGGCACCTGCAAGTGTGGCCTGGAGTGCCCTCTCACCATTCACAAG ATATTCAGCTTTGACCCCGGGGCGGCGGTCAAGCATAGGATGGCTGAGGATGCACGAGCCGATGCCGATTTCACCAAGCTGTGTATCCACAAGAGGAAGATCATTGCCACGGCGACACTGCACAGGAACATGGAGTCACTGCACCCCTCGCTGGCTCTGGCTAGTCACGGTAGTGGCACTG GTTCGGCGACGGTGGGTCCTATGAGTCATCCAGCAATAAAGAACAATATGTACGATGGTCCACCCAACAAGTTGACAATACCTGGTCAACGGTACTATAACCATGAACTGGGTTCTCCTCAGAGAGATCCGTACTCTGGTTACAGCGGAACAAGACTGGGGGGAAGTGATCGCTGTAGCCAACAGCGGTCTCCCTATCGTATCCGCCACAGTGTCCTGctcagcccctcctcctccacctcatgtGGCTCGCAGCATTATGGTGATGGGACTCCCTCCCCAAGGACTGAACTTCTGGGGAGTCCTGAGCCCAACATGCTTGGTTTTCATGGAGCTTGCAGCCCAGGCACTGCCCTTATGAACGGGGATCGTTTTACACCTCTCTCACCACCTAGTGTTCTGCTCCACGGCTCGCCTTCGGCCACCCAGCCTTCGTGTGCCATAGCAGGAAGGACTAATGTACCTGTCAATGCCAAAAGTCCCAATATGCAGAAGCCCTTCTACAGCTTCCCCCACAACAACTTTCAACATAAGCTCCAGCCTGCATGCCATCCACACCCACAGTCGCACTTGTCCCTGTctcagctccctccctcctctgagaTGGACCCTCTTGGTATCCTGGACCCCATTCCAAGCAAGGCTCCAAGCCAGGGTCCCTTAGTGTCAAATGTATCTGGCCTCCAACACAGTGCCCATTCTCAGGTACCACCAATGAATGTAAACATCCCCCCTACCAGTGTCCCTTTGCCCAGCAACCTGCCTTTACCAACTGGGAAGTCTGGACATGTTGGGCATGGCCAGAGGGTCCAGCACCACCCTACCCCTTCATCGGTCTCGTCCTCGCCTATTGTGTCCCCGGTACATATGGCTGGGCCTGTCCTTACCAGGATGGAGGAGTCACCCCACCGTTCACGTTGCTCCTCCGGATCTTCTGAACATGGGAGCTTCGCTCACCCCACGGGGCTCCAGGTTCCTTGTGGGGGTTCAAAGCCACTTCCCCGGTCCCCTCGGGCCTCCTTGGGTTCCCCTCGACCTGCAATGCCGCCAAGTTCATATAAGATGGACAAACTCCATCACTTGAACGATAACCCCAACTACCTGCCAGGGGGGATGAAAAGTAGTCTAAGCAGGCATTCCAACTCCATGTGCCCTCCAGCTCCTGGTTCTGATAGTGTCCTTCAAAGGAATCATTCGGTAGGAATGCCCCTTAACAAGATGCTAGATCAGCAGAATCCTGCTTCCTTCCCAGCCAGCAGTCTTCTGTCAGCCGCAGCCAAAGCACAGCTAGTGAATCAAAACAAACATCCCGACAGCGCAGCGGCTGCAGGCGCAGAGGCTCACAGTGGCAGCGGTTTGGGACACCCAGGACTGGTTGGTGGAGGCAGAGGTGGGAACCTAGATGGACACAGCACTTTAAACCAGCGATATCTACCTAATCCTGGGCCGTTGGCGAGCGAGGTTCAAACCGGAAGAGCGGCATTAAGAGACAAACTTATGGGTATGGCTCAGCAGAGGGAGGCGAATCGCAAGCGGAAACTGTCCAATGATGTCAGCGATGGTGGCGTCAACAATGACAGGGCTTTCGACGTGCTCAAACATCCAATGGGTGGCTCAGGATCAAGTTCGGCTAGCTTTCCAGAGCCTTTGAGGAGAATGTTTCAGCAGGGTAGCCTGCCCCCAAACACCTCCATGGCCCAGCTACTCCAGTCCATGAGCCACCAGAGTGTCCATAATGGGCCAAGCCACGTGGGCCACAGCCCAGCCCGATCCAGCAAATCTCCCTTCTTGGAGGAATCTTTGCCTCATATGTCAGCTTTACAGCAGAGCTTGCGGGGGCCTCAGCTCCAGGGCAGAGCGTTGGTCCCTTTCTTCCAGAACATGAACAACGAAGGTCAGATTTCAGGCCAAGCTCTAAACACGGAGCAGTTTAACGGGCCAATAAACGTAATGCAGGATCCCGCCTTAGCTGGGAACGTTGGGGTGCTGGGTTACGGTGGTAGACAACATGCAGCCATGGGGTCAATGCAGGACAACCCAAACTCTCACCAGCAGCAGCAGTTTGGACATTATCAGAAACCATCCCAGGTGCAAGGCAACCCCCACTTCAGAGGCAGGGCAGAATTGCCTCCCATGATGTCCAATGGCGGTGTCCAAGCACTCTCTAAATCAG TTGAGGTCAGTAGTTCTCTGAGCTGTGAGCTGAGGCAGGCCCAAGAGGAGAGTCTCCAGTCTCTCATCAGGAGCAGCCAAGCCAATACACAGCAACAGCTTGTTCAGGGTCTGGGTCGTCACTCCATACAGAGCCAGCAGCTCCACAAGTTCCAGAGCCAGGGCTCCCATCCTGTTGCCCCTCTCCCTGGTGGTGCTGCCTCCAACCCCATGAACAGCCTCCTTCAGAGATTCCAG GGAGGTTTGCCTGAGAGGATTCCACAGCCCAACAGAGCTATGATGAGTCGACCGGGGATTATGTCCATGTCCCAACCCAGTGCCCCTTGCCTCCAGGAGAGTCATCGAGAATACCAGTCTCCCCAGGGCCTTCACAGTGGTGGGGGAGAAGTTATTGATCCTATCCACAGGGAAGCGATGGGCATGGCCAGCAAGAGCACGTCTAATGTCATTACATCAGCGGGTGGTAGCAGTTCCATCGCTGCTACTGTTGTCTGCGAGCCTGTTGACCTGTCCCATGCGGTCAACTCTGTCATCCATACCGGCCCCCTCCGCTCATATCGGGAGCCAGTGCCGGAGCACCGACACCATCCCAAGATGGGCCGGCCCCGCAAGAAGACCCCTGAACGGAACAACATCTTCTCCCCCGTTGCCATGGAATCTCCTACAAGATTCCATTCGCCTCGACGTGGAGCCCAGAGAAGACAATGGGACGGAGAGGTGGCGGGCAAGGAGCAGGCTGATCTGTGGCGTGATGACGAGCCCCTCCAACAGCTTTCCTTAGCCCAGGGCAGAAACGGCACCTACCCAGAAAGGCCCAAAGGTCAGGCCCACTTAGGCCCCCAGGATCAAACACCACTGCAAGTCCCCAGTGGTATGTATGCCCATATGAACGGCAACGGTAGGGTTCACACCTCGGGAAGACCCAGACACCCCAGCCTGTCCCCACCAGAGGGCCACTTCACCAAGGACTCCAGCCTCTTCAACGGACATCTGAACGGCCAACTCAACGGGCACTGCTACAACAGGTATTACAATGGGCACCTGAACGGGAGCCTGAGCGGCGAGGAGGACCTGAGGCCTGGGGACTCGCCCTCCTCCAGTGAGGGGCTCCAGCTCCACCACAGGCCAAGAACTCAGACCCACTACCCGGGAGAGCTGCTCTGGGGCCAGGGCAAAGGCTTCCCTCCATGGCCAGGCAAGATGGGGAGCGAGGGGCACATGTACTCCCTTGGGATGGTGAACAGCATACAGGGCAAA GTAGAGTCAGAAAATTTCCAGAGGACACTAACAGCGGATCTGGAGACCCTACACAAAGCAAACAAAATAACTAGAAA TGGAGGAAAACGGAATAACAACCTAGAAGCTGCTATACAGGAGGCTATGAGCGAGCTGGATAAGATGACAGGCAAT ATGTCACAGAGAGAACGACAAGTCAAGACCCCTAAACCCAAGAGGAGGAAGATCTCCAGATGA